A genomic stretch from Rhodobacterales bacterium HKCCA1288 includes:
- a CDS encoding protein-L-isoaspartate O-methyltransferase, with translation MADFKSRRVTMVDTQVRPSDVTKFQVIDAMLAIPREAYVPADMQDVAYIGENLILGTGRVILEARSFAKMLDALDIGPSDLVLDVAAGLGYSSAVLAHMAEAVVAVEENADFAQEAEANFAAQSVDNAAMICASHAEGATKYGPYDVIVVNGAVETMPPSLTDQLKEGGRMGAIFAVGQLCELRIGRKIDGQMNWRLLCHANAPVLDGFKREAAFQL, from the coding sequence ATGGCCGACTTTAAATCTCGCCGCGTCACGATGGTAGACACCCAAGTGCGCCCCTCAGATGTCACGAAATTCCAAGTGATTGATGCCATGCTTGCCATTCCGCGCGAGGCCTATGTGCCCGCCGATATGCAGGATGTGGCTTATATCGGTGAAAACCTGATCCTTGGGACAGGTCGTGTGATCCTTGAAGCCCGCAGTTTTGCGAAAATGTTGGACGCGCTCGATATTGGGCCGAGTGATCTGGTTCTCGATGTCGCCGCAGGTCTTGGTTATTCCAGTGCGGTTTTGGCCCATATGGCCGAGGCTGTGGTTGCGGTCGAAGAAAATGCCGACTTTGCCCAAGAGGCAGAAGCAAATTTCGCGGCGCAATCTGTTGATAATGCCGCAATGATTTGCGCAAGCCACGCGGAAGGCGCGACCAAATATGGCCCCTATGACGTCATAGTTGTTAACGGGGCTGTTGAAACCATGCCCCCAAGCCTGACGGATCAACTGAAGGAAGGTGGCCGCATGGGCGCGATCTTCGCGGTTGGTCAACTCTGCGAATTGCGGATTGGGCGCAAAATTGACGGCCAAATGAATTGGCGGCTGTTGTGCCATGCCAATGCGCCTGTTTTGGACGGGTTCAAGCGCGAAGCGGCGTTTCAGCTCTAA
- a CDS encoding (2Fe-2S)-binding protein, producing MSKKQHYTITVNGKEEEFLAEPRELLIYTLRERLNITGPHIGCETSHCGACTVTINGKSVKACTMFVAQADGKKITTIEGIGGPDNLHPLQNAFKEHHGLQCGYCTPGMITRATKLLEENPNPTEEEIRFGMAGNICRCTGYQNIVKSIQAAAAEMNAAKEAAE from the coding sequence ATGTCAAAGAAACAACACTACACGATCACAGTGAACGGCAAGGAGGAAGAATTCCTCGCCGAACCGCGTGAGTTGCTCATCTACACGCTCCGCGAGCGCCTCAACATCACCGGGCCACATATCGGTTGCGAGACGTCTCATTGCGGTGCCTGCACCGTCACCATTAACGGCAAGTCGGTCAAAGCCTGTACCATGTTCGTCGCCCAGGCCGACGGCAAGAAGATCACGACAATCGAAGGGATCGGCGGGCCGGATAACCTGCATCCGCTGCAAAACGCCTTCAAAGAGCACCACGGGCTGCAATGCGGGTATTGCACACCGGGGATGATCACCCGCGCCACCAAGCTGCTCGAAGAAAACCCGAACCCGACCGAAGAGGAAATCCGCTTTGGCATGGCTGGCAATATCTGCCGCTGCACCGGGTACCAGAACATTGTGAAATCCATTCAGGCCGCCGCGGCTGAGATGAATGCAGCCAAGGAGGCGGCAGAATGA
- a CDS encoding TolC family outer membrane protein — MSVRIKKSFQRLGVSLAMSLSVIGAGQVSAQGLQAAMEAAYENSDLLEQNRYLARVSDEGIAQRVAALRPTLNMVAQRARTDAAGSLTETIALTADLVLFASGSRSAQIAAARASAEATQAQLLGLEGQVLLDAVTAYMNVWRDVQVVNVRQSNLRVVEEQLRAARDRFDLGEATRTDVAQAEAQMAAARSALAAAQGTLSISRELYQLAVGVAPEVLGAPGARPELPASAEAAEVIARSAAPLILAAQHEVTANQHNLTAARAAYGPTVSMSATSTDTREGAPNTIGNSERLSLTITQPIYQGGRLASLERTALANLAASQSNLSRQTATVIQNLGNAYARLSIASAQIAATEQQINAAQLAFEGVREEASLGARTTLDVLNAEQDLLDARIARIQAQTDLYTASYGVLNAMGGLTAEAMGLDVELYDADAYGARFSGAPLGRPSVQGSRLDSVLERLGRE; from the coding sequence GTGAGTGTTCGGATCAAGAAATCCTTTCAGAGGCTTGGCGTCTCGTTGGCCATGTCCCTGTCCGTCATTGGGGCAGGGCAGGTAAGCGCGCAAGGGTTGCAGGCCGCGATGGAAGCGGCCTATGAAAATTCTGATCTGCTTGAGCAAAACCGCTATCTTGCGCGAGTATCTGACGAAGGCATTGCGCAGCGCGTTGCCGCGTTGCGACCCACCCTCAATATGGTCGCACAGCGGGCGCGCACGGACGCGGCAGGCAGCTTGACCGAAACCATTGCCCTGACCGCTGATTTGGTGCTGTTTGCAAGTGGCAGTCGCAGCGCTCAGATTGCGGCGGCGCGGGCCTCTGCCGAGGCCACCCAAGCGCAGCTTTTGGGGCTTGAGGGGCAGGTGCTGCTTGATGCTGTCACGGCCTATATGAATGTCTGGCGCGATGTTCAGGTGGTGAATGTGCGTCAATCCAATTTACGCGTGGTTGAAGAACAATTACGTGCCGCTAGAGATCGCTTTGATTTAGGCGAGGCCACCCGAACCGATGTTGCGCAGGCCGAGGCGCAGATGGCCGCGGCACGATCCGCTTTGGCAGCGGCGCAAGGAACGCTCAGCATTAGCCGCGAACTGTATCAATTGGCCGTGGGCGTAGCACCAGAGGTACTTGGCGCGCCAGGTGCGCGGCCCGAATTACCTGCGTCTGCTGAGGCAGCGGAAGTGATTGCGCGCAGCGCAGCCCCGTTGATCCTCGCGGCGCAGCATGAGGTGACGGCCAATCAGCACAATTTGACCGCGGCCCGTGCCGCCTATGGCCCAACTGTCAGCATGAGCGCGACTTCGACAGACACGCGGGAAGGGGCCCCCAATACCATCGGAAACAGCGAGCGTCTGTCGCTGACCATCACGCAACCCATTTACCAAGGTGGGCGTCTAGCCTCTCTTGAGCGCACGGCGCTGGCCAATCTTGCGGCCTCTCAATCTAATTTGAGCCGCCAGACCGCAACTGTCATCCAAAATTTGGGCAATGCTTATGCACGCCTTTCCATCGCATCTGCGCAAATTGCGGCCACTGAGCAGCAGATTAATGCGGCGCAGCTGGCCTTTGAAGGCGTCCGTGAAGAAGCGTCCTTGGGTGCGCGCACAACGCTTGATGTGCTGAATGCGGAACAAGATTTGCTCGATGCGCGCATAGCCCGCATTCAGGCGCAGACAGATCTCTATACGGCAAGCTACGGCGTTTTGAATGCGATGGGCGGGCTGACCGCAGAGGCGATGGGACTGGATGTAGAGCTATACGATGCTGACGCCTATGGTGCGCGCTTCTCAGGCGCACCACTTGGCCGCCCATCGGTGCAAGGCAGCCGCCTTGACAGTGTTTTGGAACGCTTAGGGCGTGAGTAA
- a CDS encoding xanthine dehydrogenase family protein subunit M, producing the protein MIPAAFEYYRPKDMAGVLSILEEHGDDARVMAGGHSLIPMMKLRMAEVPHLIDLQDVGGMSDIEVGVDTIRIGAMVTQHDIIDSDAIAQVAPILREAALQIADPQVRYMGTVGGNVANGDPGNDMPGLMQCLGATFTVVGTDGERDIPAREFYEAAYMTAREDAEVLTAVTIPVPKGGYAYEKQKRKIGDYATAAAAVQIVKEAGSCVSASIAMTNLSDTPIFSEAAGAALAGTSVDDVAIKAAIAAMLGDIDPTEDNRGPVAFKKHVAGVILRRAIERAWSRA; encoded by the coding sequence ATGATACCAGCGGCCTTTGAGTATTACAGACCCAAGGATATGGCGGGTGTTCTGTCTATTCTGGAAGAACATGGCGATGATGCCCGCGTGATGGCTGGCGGGCACAGCCTGATCCCCATGATGAAGCTGCGCATGGCCGAGGTTCCGCACCTGATCGACCTTCAGGATGTCGGCGGCATGTCTGATATCGAGGTCGGCGTCGACACCATTCGGATCGGTGCCATGGTCACGCAGCATGACATCATCGACAGTGACGCGATCGCCCAGGTGGCTCCGATCCTGCGCGAAGCGGCGCTGCAGATTGCCGATCCGCAGGTGCGTTACATGGGGACTGTTGGCGGCAATGTCGCCAACGGCGATCCGGGCAATGACATGCCGGGCCTGATGCAGTGCCTCGGCGCGACCTTCACCGTTGTGGGCACTGACGGTGAGCGGGATATTCCCGCACGGGAGTTTTACGAGGCCGCGTATATGACGGCGCGTGAGGACGCAGAGGTTCTGACGGCAGTCACGATCCCGGTGCCAAAGGGCGGCTACGCTTACGAGAAGCAGAAGCGCAAGATTGGCGACTACGCCACCGCCGCTGCTGCGGTGCAAATCGTGAAAGAAGCCGGATCCTGTGTGTCAGCGTCAATTGCGATGACAAACCTCAGCGATACGCCGATCTTTTCTGAGGCCGCAGGCGCCGCGCTGGCCGGCACGTCAGTGGATGACGTTGCGATCAAAGCCGCCATAGCCGCGATGCTCGGCGACATCGACCCGACCGAAGACAATCGCGGCCCCGTCGCCTTCAAGAAACATGTTGCAGGTGTGATCCTGCGTCGCGCCATCGAGCGTGCCTGGTCACGGGCGTGA
- a CDS encoding polymer-forming cytoskeletal protein, which produces MMTPFSPTSPNEPNFDGPRGTASATVIHAGMTIEGKLRSNGDVVIEGSVTGDITGHNVTIAHGAKVRGTITADMVKIDSQFEGTITCRKLQIDSNAQARGEFNQNILAVAFGARFEGNVTVKQQSSMAMND; this is translated from the coding sequence ATGATGACGCCGTTCTCTCCCACAAGCCCGAATGAACCCAACTTTGACGGCCCGCGCGGCACAGCGTCTGCAACAGTCATCCATGCTGGTATGACGATTGAGGGGAAGTTGCGCAGCAATGGCGATGTCGTCATCGAAGGCAGCGTAACGGGCGACATCACGGGTCATAATGTCACCATTGCCCACGGGGCCAAAGTGCGCGGCACAATCACCGCTGACATGGTAAAAATCGATAGTCAGTTCGAGGGCACGATCACCTGCAGAAAGTTGCAAATCGACAGCAACGCGCAAGCGCGCGGCGAGTTTAACCAAAACATCCTCGCCGTGGCCTTTGGCGCGCGCTTTGAAGGCAATGTCACCGTGAAGCAGCAATCTAGCATGGCGATGAACGATTGA
- a CDS encoding MoxR family ATPase, producing the protein MTWQSLQTALAMQSYVASDDLSVALHLALTLQRPLLLEGAAGVGKTEIARTLSFAKDTKLIRLQCYEGLDASQAIYEWNYQRQLLTIRSAAEDGETGKSVEDRIFSRDFLLERPLLSAITQEKPPVLLIDEIDRADEEFEAYLLEVLSDFQVSVPELGTITATCKPIVILTSNGTRDLSDALRRRCLYTYVEYPDRATELTILKARCPQVERRLADQIIGFVQKLREEELEKTPGIAEMLDFAAALMGLGIADLTDDPAVLQSTLTTLLKTQSDQAQITTDVAARIAGKAA; encoded by the coding sequence ATGACCTGGCAATCCCTTCAAACCGCGCTGGCCATGCAAAGCTATGTCGCGTCAGACGACCTGTCGGTGGCGCTGCATCTAGCGCTCACGCTGCAGCGCCCTTTGTTGCTGGAGGGAGCGGCAGGCGTCGGTAAGACAGAAATCGCTCGCACGCTGAGCTTTGCCAAAGACACCAAGTTAATCCGCCTTCAGTGTTATGAGGGCTTGGACGCCTCGCAAGCCATCTACGAGTGGAACTACCAGCGCCAACTGCTGACGATCCGCTCTGCAGCGGAAGACGGCGAGACCGGAAAATCGGTCGAGGATCGCATCTTTTCACGCGACTTTCTTTTGGAACGTCCTTTGCTTTCCGCGATCACACAAGAAAAGCCACCCGTTCTTTTGATCGATGAGATCGACCGCGCGGATGAGGAGTTCGAGGCCTACTTGCTTGAGGTTTTGTCCGATTTTCAAGTTTCCGTCCCTGAACTTGGTACGATCACAGCGACCTGCAAGCCTATCGTGATCCTGACATCCAACGGAACACGGGACCTGTCGGATGCTTTGCGGCGGCGCTGCCTTTACACATATGTCGAATACCCCGACCGCGCGACGGAACTGACGATCCTGAAGGCGCGTTGCCCGCAGGTCGAAAGGCGATTGGCGGATCAGATTATTGGATTCGTGCAAAAGCTGCGGGAAGAAGAGCTGGAGAAAACGCCCGGCATCGCCGAGATGCTCGATTTCGCAGCAGCCTTGATGGGGCTTGGCATTGCCGACCTCACCGATGATCCGGCAGTTTTGCAATCGACACTCACCACCCTTTTGAAAACGCAAAGCGATCAGGCACAAATCACCACTGACGTCGCCGCGCGTATTGCGGGGAAGGCCGCATGA
- a CDS encoding carbon-monoxide dehydrogenase large subunit: protein MKDEVTSREERIENLKGMGCSRKRVEDARFTQGKGNYVDDIKLDGMLFGDFVRSPYAHAKIVSIDTAAALEVPGVLAVLTAKDLEPLGLHWMPTLAGDKQMVLADGKVLFQGQEVAFVVAEDRYAAADGIEAVEVEYDELEVLVDPFKSMQSDVVLRPDTVAEDGSPADGAHGPRKHHNHIFTWEAGDKGPTFETIDNAEVVAEETMYYHRTHPCPLETCGCVASMDKVNGKLTLWGTFQAPHAIRTVVSLISGIEEHNIRVISPDIGGGFGNKVGAYPGYVCSVVASIVTGNPVKWIEDRMDNLMTTAFARDYHMTGRISATKEGKITGLHCHVTADHGGFDACADPTKFPAGFMNICTGSYDIPTAYLEVDGVYTNKAPGGVSYRCSFRVTEAVYFIERMIEVLAIELNMDAAELRRINFIKKEQFPYQAALGWEYDSGDYHTAWDKALKTVDYEGLRAEQAQRVEDFKAGKTRSLMGIGLSFFTEIVGAGPVKNCDILGLGMFDSCEIRIHPTGSAIARLGTISQGQGHATTFAQILASEIGLPADSITIEEGDTDTAPYGLGTYGSRSTPVAGAATAMAGRKIRAKAQMIAAYLLEVHDNDVEFDVDRFVVKGAPERFKTMKEIAFAAYNQAIPGIEPGLEAVSYYDPPNMTYPFGAYICVMDIDVDTGVTDIRRFYALDDCGTRINPMIIEGQIHGGLTEALAVALGQEIAYDDMGNVKTGTLMDFFLPTAWEVPNYETDYTVTPSPHHPIGAKGVGESPHVGGVPCFSNAIQDAFRPFGNRHTNMPHDHWRIWKTANELGLHD, encoded by the coding sequence ATGAAGGACGAAGTAACAAGCCGCGAAGAGCGGATCGAGAACCTCAAAGGCATGGGCTGCTCGCGCAAGCGGGTTGAGGACGCACGATTCACCCAGGGCAAGGGTAACTATGTCGATGACATCAAGCTGGATGGCATGTTGTTTGGTGATTTTGTTCGGTCGCCCTATGCCCACGCGAAGATCGTCAGTATTGACACCGCCGCCGCGTTGGAAGTTCCCGGCGTTCTGGCCGTGCTGACGGCCAAGGATCTGGAGCCATTGGGCCTGCACTGGATGCCGACACTCGCGGGTGACAAGCAGATGGTGCTGGCTGATGGCAAGGTTCTGTTCCAGGGCCAGGAGGTTGCCTTTGTCGTGGCCGAAGATCGCTATGCCGCCGCAGATGGGATCGAAGCGGTCGAGGTGGAATATGACGAGCTTGAGGTTCTCGTAGACCCGTTCAAGTCGATGCAATCCGATGTGGTTCTAAGGCCAGACACGGTTGCCGAGGACGGCAGCCCGGCGGATGGTGCGCACGGCCCCCGCAAGCACCACAATCACATCTTCACCTGGGAAGCGGGCGACAAGGGCCCGACATTCGAGACCATCGACAACGCAGAAGTCGTGGCCGAAGAGACCATGTATTACCACCGCACCCACCCGTGCCCGCTGGAGACCTGCGGCTGCGTGGCGTCGATGGACAAGGTGAATGGCAAGCTGACCCTCTGGGGCACGTTCCAGGCACCGCACGCCATTCGGACCGTTGTGTCGCTGATCTCTGGTATTGAGGAGCACAATATCCGCGTGATCTCGCCTGATATCGGTGGCGGCTTTGGAAACAAGGTGGGCGCCTATCCGGGCTATGTCTGCTCGGTCGTGGCCTCCATCGTGACGGGCAATCCGGTCAAGTGGATTGAAGACCGGATGGACAACCTGATGACCACCGCTTTTGCGCGTGACTACCACATGACAGGTCGGATCAGCGCCACCAAGGAAGGCAAGATCACTGGCCTGCATTGTCACGTGACTGCCGACCACGGCGGGTTTGACGCCTGCGCCGACCCGACAAAGTTCCCGGCCGGTTTCATGAACATCTGCACCGGGTCGTATGACATCCCGACCGCGTATCTTGAAGTCGATGGCGTCTATACGAACAAAGCCCCGGGCGGCGTAAGCTATCGTTGTTCCTTCCGCGTGACCGAGGCCGTGTATTTCATCGAACGGATGATTGAAGTGCTCGCAATCGAGTTGAACATGGACGCGGCAGAATTGCGCCGGATCAACTTCATCAAGAAGGAACAGTTCCCGTATCAAGCTGCACTGGGTTGGGAATACGACTCGGGTGACTATCACACCGCCTGGGACAAGGCGTTGAAGACCGTCGACTACGAGGGTCTGCGTGCCGAACAGGCCCAGCGGGTCGAAGACTTCAAGGCCGGTAAGACACGGTCCCTGATGGGCATCGGCCTCAGCTTTTTCACCGAGATCGTCGGTGCCGGCCCGGTCAAGAATTGTGACATCCTTGGCCTCGGCATGTTCGATAGCTGCGAAATCCGCATCCACCCGACCGGGTCCGCGATTGCGCGACTGGGCACGATTTCACAGGGGCAGGGCCACGCAACCACCTTTGCGCAGATCCTTGCGTCAGAGATCGGTCTGCCCGCCGACAGCATCACCATCGAAGAAGGTGACACCGATACCGCGCCTTACGGGCTGGGGACCTACGGCTCCCGCTCAACCCCGGTGGCCGGCGCGGCGACAGCCATGGCCGGGCGCAAGATCCGCGCAAAGGCGCAGATGATCGCGGCCTATCTGCTCGAAGTGCACGACAACGACGTTGAGTTCGACGTGGACCGCTTTGTGGTCAAAGGCGCGCCGGAGCGGTTCAAGACGATGAAGGAAATCGCCTTTGCCGCGTATAATCAGGCGATCCCCGGAATCGAGCCGGGTCTCGAAGCGGTCAGCTATTACGATCCGCCCAACATGACCTATCCGTTCGGAGCCTATATCTGTGTCATGGACATTGACGTCGATACGGGCGTCACCGATATCCGCCGCTTCTATGCGCTGGATGATTGTGGCACCCGGATCAACCCGATGATCATCGAGGGGCAGATCCATGGCGGTCTGACCGAAGCGCTTGCCGTCGCCCTGGGGCAGGAGATTGCCTATGACGACATGGGCAATGTGAAGACGGGCACGTTGATGGACTTCTTCCTGCCGACTGCATGGGAGGTTCCGAACTACGAAACCGACTACACAGTGACGCCCTCGCCGCACCACCCCATCGGGGCGAAAGGTGTCGGCGAAAGCCCCCATGTTGGCGGCGTGCCGTGCTTCTCGAATGCCATTCAGGACGCCTTCCGTCCTTTCGGGAACCGGCACACCAACATGCCGCATGATCACTGGCGGATCTGGAAGACCGCCAATGAACTGGGCCTGCATGACTAA
- a CDS encoding leucine-rich repeat domain-containing protein: MSAEYENANELVFVSNASQMKLARSMDVEAPSTEYLRNLPECAADYSICQGMIADCLMSDGQSLDLSGLNNLVELPSSIAKCSNLRSLNISNTRVTSLQPLRGLSHLERVSAWATPISDLSPLAGMRSLTHLQLGGTFISDITALRELTGLRYLDVSHSRVADISPLSLCKDLRELILRDTEVYDITPIARLQRLEILDLSLCPVDPSMIQTGPRIKIVIREAAAVEKPKRKGLFSS; encoded by the coding sequence ATGAGCGCAGAGTATGAAAACGCCAATGAACTGGTCTTTGTGTCCAATGCCTCGCAGATGAAACTTGCGCGCAGCATGGATGTTGAGGCGCCATCGACCGAATATTTGCGCAACCTGCCCGAATGCGCCGCCGATTACTCAATTTGCCAAGGCATGATCGCAGATTGTTTGATGAGTGACGGTCAATCGCTTGATCTTTCAGGGCTTAACAATTTGGTGGAATTGCCCTCAAGCATCGCCAAATGCAGCAATTTACGCAGCCTGAACATTTCAAACACGCGCGTCACCAGCCTACAGCCTTTGCGCGGCCTATCCCATCTTGAGCGCGTCTCAGCTTGGGCCACGCCAATCAGCGATCTCAGCCCCTTGGCGGGTATGCGCAGCCTGACCCATCTGCAGCTTGGCGGGACATTTATATCGGACATCACAGCTTTGCGCGAATTGACGGGGCTGCGCTATCTCGATGTATCTCATAGCCGCGTTGCGGATATCAGCCCGTTGAGCCTGTGCAAAGATCTGCGGGAATTGATTCTGCGTGACACCGAAGTTTATGACATCACGCCGATTGCGCGGCTGCAACGGCTTGAGATCCTTGACCTCAGCCTTTGCCCCGTGGATCCATCCATGATCCAAACGGGGCCTCGCATCAAAATCGTGATCCGTGAGGCCGCCGCCGTAGAAAAGCCAAAGCGCAAAGGACTGTTTTCAAGCTAA
- a CDS encoding rod shape-determining protein, with translation MTSKISIDLGTANTVFVDSESGVILDEPSVVAFHIKDGRKKLFAVGEDAKLMLGKTPESIQACRPLSDGVIADFDAAQEMIGAFFRKALNRFMLRKPIVYVCVPYGATPVEKRAIKHSVEAAGARKVGLVEEPMAAALGAGLPVLDPRGAMIVDIGGGTTEVAVLSLGGIVTARSVRIGGDHFDEAISNFIKKNYNLNVGVSSCEKLKHEIGTAIFPADGKGRSATVRGRDAFNGLPKEQVVTEQDVAEALHPLIEQIWTAVMSLLDQTPPDLASDIHEYGLMLTGGGAGLRGIDKALSDLTGVPATVAENPKYCVAFGTQIAMNLGKRMEHAIQRDP, from the coding sequence ATGACGTCAAAAATCAGCATTGATCTTGGCACGGCCAACACCGTTTTCGTGGATAGCGAGTCGGGCGTGATCTTGGATGAGCCATCTGTCGTGGCGTTTCACATCAAAGACGGGCGCAAAAAGCTATTCGCGGTGGGTGAAGATGCCAAATTGATGCTCGGTAAGACGCCGGAATCGATCCAAGCCTGCCGCCCCCTATCCGATGGGGTCATCGCCGATTTTGATGCCGCGCAAGAAATGATTGGCGCGTTTTTCCGCAAGGCTTTGAACCGCTTCATGCTGCGAAAGCCGATCGTGTATGTCTGCGTGCCATATGGGGCCACCCCCGTTGAAAAGCGTGCGATCAAGCATTCGGTCGAAGCGGCAGGGGCGCGCAAAGTTGGGCTAGTCGAAGAACCGATGGCCGCCGCACTTGGTGCGGGCCTGCCTGTTCTTGACCCACGCGGCGCGATGATTGTCGATATTGGCGGCGGCACAACCGAAGTTGCAGTCCTCTCCTTAGGCGGCATTGTCACAGCACGCTCAGTGCGCATCGGGGGCGACCATTTTGATGAGGCGATCTCAAACTTCATCAAGAAAAACTACAATTTGAACGTGGGCGTCTCATCCTGTGAAAAGCTCAAACATGAGATTGGCACCGCCATCTTCCCCGCAGATGGCAAAGGACGCAGCGCTACAGTGCGGGGGCGCGATGCCTTTAATGGCCTGCCCAAAGAGCAAGTTGTGACCGAACAAGATGTGGCCGAGGCGCTGCACCCGCTAATTGAACAGATTTGGACGGCGGTGATGTCATTGCTCGATCAAACACCGCCAGATCTGGCATCGGACATCCATGAATACGGGTTGATGCTTACAGGCGGTGGCGCGGGCCTTAGGGGCATTGACAAAGCCTTGTCTGACCTCACGGGGGTTCCTGCAACCGTGGCCGAAAATCCCAAATATTGCGTGGCCTTTGGCACCCAAATTGCGATGAATTTGGGCAAGCGTATGGAGCACGCTATACAGCGCGATCCATAG
- a CDS encoding tyrosine-type recombinase/integrase, translating into MPRVQLPAVTPKLKAWNKGRIVGQKRPLLPKQVWAIRARLELANNLRDLALFNVAIDSKLRGCDLVRLSVLDLVKEDRVRERVSVIQSKTKRPVQFELTENTRETVLSWVKSPEMWACAFMFPSRFHDRPHISTRQYGRLVHDWVSSIGLEPSGYGTHSLRRTKAAEIYRKTGNLRAVQLLLGHTKIDSTVRYLGVELEDALSIAEQIDI; encoded by the coding sequence ATGCCTCGAGTCCAACTTCCTGCCGTCACCCCGAAACTTAAAGCCTGGAACAAGGGGCGGATCGTCGGCCAGAAGCGACCGCTGCTACCAAAACAGGTTTGGGCCATCCGAGCGCGACTGGAGCTGGCGAATAACCTTCGCGATCTGGCGCTATTTAACGTTGCCATCGACAGCAAGCTACGTGGGTGTGATCTGGTCAGGCTCTCTGTGCTCGATCTGGTCAAAGAAGATCGTGTCCGAGAACGGGTTTCGGTCATTCAGAGCAAAACCAAGCGGCCTGTTCAGTTTGAACTGACGGAAAACACAAGGGAAACTGTCCTGTCTTGGGTCAAGTCACCCGAGATGTGGGCTTGCGCGTTCATGTTTCCCAGCCGCTTCCACGATCGACCGCATATTTCAACCCGTCAATATGGCCGGTTGGTGCACGATTGGGTGTCGTCAATTGGTCTGGAACCAAGCGGATACGGAACGCATTCGCTTCGCCGAACCAAAGCGGCTGAGATTTACCGGAAAACAGGTAACCTGCGCGCTGTGCAGCTGTTGTTGGGACATACTAAGATCGACAGCACAGTACGCTATCTCGGTGTCGAGCTGGAAGATGCGCTGAGCATAGCGGAACAGATCGACATATGA
- a CDS encoding LytTR family transcriptional regulator DNA-binding domain-containing protein translates to MEFLDVSHNTLLVAMSCLVALVAGFTGLSLTRDLGSKPDFEKKGLIALAAISLGGGIWAMHFVAMLGLQMPILFYYDAAITLISALTAILIVGAALIILHFTVRTRFTVSLAGGIVGVGILVMHYIGMTGLELCRAVYAPLGVIVSSLVAILLCILALGVAYGQRTNRNIFLGTLCFAAAVVSVHFLAMAGTDFVAVSDGSEFGPLMSNETLALGVIVFSFVMFGACLWVGVTYLPQPKKDAAPSREKDAPDAEQRFLQVPCERDGGKVFVSAKDVVFVRADAHYTQVYTHDERLFCVWSVTEATKRLVPLGFLQTHRSYLVNPGHVVRFERTKDSGKCVFEGPETPAAPVSRSKLKLIQDALASQVGAVRAT, encoded by the coding sequence ATGGAATTTCTAGACGTCAGTCACAACACCCTACTTGTTGCCATGTCTTGCTTAGTGGCATTGGTTGCTGGGTTCACTGGTTTGTCATTGACACGCGACCTCGGCTCAAAACCTGATTTCGAGAAGAAGGGATTGATCGCTTTGGCTGCAATCTCGCTCGGTGGCGGGATATGGGCAATGCACTTCGTGGCAATGCTTGGACTGCAAATGCCGATCCTGTTCTACTATGATGCCGCGATCACGTTGATCTCAGCCCTAACGGCAATCTTGATTGTCGGTGCTGCGCTGATCATCTTGCATTTTACCGTTCGCACCCGTTTCACAGTTTCCCTGGCAGGAGGCATTGTAGGTGTGGGTATCCTTGTCATGCACTACATTGGAATGACCGGGCTTGAATTGTGCCGCGCGGTCTATGCGCCTCTTGGCGTCATCGTGTCGTCGCTGGTGGCTATCCTGCTGTGCATTCTGGCGCTTGGCGTTGCCTACGGACAGAGGACCAACAGGAACATCTTCCTTGGCACTCTGTGTTTTGCAGCAGCCGTGGTGAGCGTCCACTTTCTTGCCATGGCTGGAACGGACTTTGTGGCGGTTTCAGACGGTTCTGAGTTTGGCCCATTGATGAGTAACGAAACACTTGCTCTTGGAGTAATCGTATTCAGTTTCGTCATGTTTGGGGCCTGCCTCTGGGTTGGCGTGACGTATCTGCCCCAACCCAAAAAGGACGCCGCGCCCTCTCGAGAGAAGGACGCGCCTGATGCCGAACAGCGGTTTTTGCAAGTTCCTTGTGAGCGTGATGGCGGCAAAGTCTTCGTGTCCGCCAAGGACGTTGTCTTTGTCCGGGCGGATGCACATTACACTCAGGTCTACACCCATGACGAACGGTTGTTCTGTGTGTGGTCTGTGACAGAAGCCACGAAACGGCTTGTTCCATTGGGCTTCCTTCAGACGCATCGCAGTTACTTGGTGAATCCTGGGCATGTCGTCCGGTTTGAGCGGACGAAAGACAGCGGCAAATGTGTGTTTGAGGGGCCTGAGACACCTGCTGCACCTGTGAGCCGTTCCAAGTTAAAGTTGATACAGGACGCTTTGGCTTCGCAGGTCGGCGCAGTTCGTGCAACCTGA